Genomic segment of candidate division WOR-3 bacterium:
AATAAAATATATAACATTTTTACCTCCTTTTTAATAGGAATAATTTTCTGAAAACTTAAACTCTTTTTGCAAATTTAAAAAAAATAAAAGGTTAAATGTAGAAAAAGGATTAAGAAATAAATATAAAATTGCTCTCAACCAGGGTGTTTTTGAATAAATTCTTTTATGCATTAATTTACCTATTTCATCCCATTCCTTTGAATTTTTTGAAAATAATTTATTTTGTTTATTCCACAGTGAATCCCTGAATAATGGTAATTCTTTTAATTTTTTATAATAAATTTCGTTAATTCCTTCTTTTTCAAAACAATCTATTAATATTTCAGCTGCAATTCTTCCAGTTGTGAGTGCACCGTGAATACCACCTGCAGTGTATGGATGGACTGCTCCTATTGCATCTCCGACCCTCAATATACCTTCATAATCCTTTGGAAATAAAGGTTTTGAAAAAGGAATTTTGCCTGCTATTCTTTTTACTTTTTCGCTGTTTTTAAATCCAAATTTTTCAATCAGTTTTTGAATTCCTTTTAAATTATTATTTTTTCCATAAAAACCAGTCCCTATTCCTGTTTCTTCATTATGAAAAAAAACCCAACCGTAGAATGGTTTGAAATCATCTCCAAAATAAAAATAAAGATACTCATCATCAAAACTATTCTTTTTAAACCTGTATTCTATAGCAACTATTTTCTTAATTGGAGGATAACTAATTCCCTTAATATCCTCATAATAACCAGTCGCCAAAATTATATACCTTGAATAATACTCACTTTTATTAGAAATTACTTTAAAATAATTTTGTATTTTCTTGATAGACAATACTTTTTCATTAGTTTTAACTTCAGTTCCTTTTTCTTTGGATAAATTTGCAAGGTATAGGTCGAATTTATTTCTTTTTATTAAGTAGCCTTCAATGGGGAAAATCAGGTAATATCCACTTGGGGTAAAGGTTTTGGAGCCTTTTATCTTTCTATCTATAAAAAAATCTTCTTTTTTTATTTTATTTTCATCAAAGGCAAATTCAGAAATTCCTTCTCCGCATTGAACCGGTTCTCCTATTATTTTTTTCTTTTCAATTAAAAGGGTTTTTATTCCTTTTTCAGAGAGTTTGAGGGAGGAAAAGGAACCTGAAGGTCCTGCTCCTATTACAATTACATCATAGATTTTGTTTAAGATCATATAAGTTAATTATAATCTATTTATGAAAAGATTTTTAATTTATTTTCTTTTTCTTTCTTCTTGTTATAAAACATCTTATTTTAATAATGTTGTTTTAAAAGAAGGTTCTTTCAAATCAAATTTTAAAAAAGTTGATGATGAAGAAATGATAAAAGATGCAAAAAACAAAATTGAGCAAAATTCCTATATATTTAAAAAAATCCTAAACCTTCTTTCTCTTGAAGATTCACTTTATCATAAGTTTAATTATTTATTCTCTGGAATTAGTGAGGATAAAAATAAAATTATAATTAT
This window contains:
- a CDS encoding NAD(P)/FAD-dependent oxidoreductase, which codes for MILNKIYDVIVIGAGPSGSFSSLKLSEKGIKTLLIEKKKIIGEPVQCGEGISEFAFDENKIKKEDFFIDRKIKGSKTFTPSGYYLIFPIEGYLIKRNKFDLYLANLSKEKGTEVKTNEKVLSIKKIQNYFKVISNKSEYYSRYIILATGYYEDIKGISYPPIKKIVAIEYRFKKNSFDDEYLYFYFGDDFKPFYGWVFFHNEETGIGTGFYGKNNNLKGIQKLIEKFGFKNSEKVKRIAGKIPFSKPLFPKDYEGILRVGDAIGAVHPYTAGGIHGALTTGRIAAEILIDCFEKEGINEIYYKKLKELPLFRDSLWNKQNKLFSKNSKEWDEIGKLMHKRIYSKTPWLRAILYLFLNPFSTFNLLFFLNLQKEFKFSENYSY